In the genome of Raphanus sativus cultivar WK10039 chromosome 4, ASM80110v3, whole genome shotgun sequence, one region contains:
- the LOC108849633 gene encoding putative pentatricopeptide repeat-containing protein At2g02150 translates to MRLIVSPLHSLLKMLCSLRNFIHFNRRFPRHVSPPFLWFTSFLCVIRYPFVTKTTAPPSSTDGDWIRNVVKNDLWEDPQINDPIRVPKILLELRQDPRLALKFFNWSTRFNRTVESHSIIAHILFCSRMYHDANTILREMVMLNNSCDVVFDALWSTRNVCVPGFGVFDALFSVLIDLDMVDEALMCFSKMKRFRVFPKTRSCNGLLQRFAKLGKREGMKRFFRDMIGAGSRPSVFTYNIMIDCMFKEGDVEGARGLFEEMKFRGLVPDTVTYNSMIDGYGKVGRLDETVCLFEEMKSVSCEPDVVTYNSLINCFCKAGVLPKGLVFYREMKLSGLKPNVVTYSTLVDGFCKEGMMEQAVKFYVDMRRVGLVPNEFTYTSLIDAKCKTGDLSDAFRLGDEMLEVGVEWNVVTYTALIDGLCDAERMQEAEELFTKMVTAGVVPNLASYNALIHGFVKAKNMDRALELLNELKGRGIKPDLLLYGTFIWGLCGLEKIEAAKVVMNEMQEDGIKANTLIYTTLMDAYFKSGNPAEGLHLLEEMLKLDIEVTVVTFCVLIDGLCKNKLVSKAVDYFGRMSNEFGIQANAAVYTAMIDGLCKENQVEAATTVFEEMAQEGLVPDRTAYTSLMDGNLKQGNVLEGLALRDKMAEIGMKLDLLAYTSLVWGLSQCNQLQKARSFLEEMIGEGILPDEVLCISVLKKHYEVGCIEEAVELQSYLMKHQLLNTPHPDM, encoded by the coding sequence ATGAGGCTCATTGTATCCCCTCTCCACTCCCTCCTCAAAATGCTCTGCTCTCTTCGCAACTTCATCCACTTTAATCGCAGATTCCCTCGCCATGTAAGCCCTCCTTTCCTCTGGTTCACTAGCTTCCTCTGCGTCATTCGATACCCTTTCGTCACCAAAACCACCGCCCCTCCTTCTTCAACCGACGGAGACTGGATCCGTAACGTCGTCAAGAACGATCTATGGGAAGATCCCCAAATCAACGATCCGATTCGCGTCCCGAAGATCCTCCTCGAACTGAGACAAGACCCTAGATTAGCCCTCAAGTTCTTCaattggtcaacgaggtttaaCCGCACCGTTGAATCACACTCTATCATAGCACACATTCTCTTTTGCTCTAGAATGTATCACGACGCTAACACTATCCTTAGAGAGATGGTTATGTTAAACAACAGCTGCGACGTCGTTTTCGATGCGCTTTGGTCTACGAGGAACGTCTGTGTTCCCGGTTTCGGAGTGTTCGATGCTTTGTTCAGTGTTCTGATTGATCTCGACATGGTCGATGAGGCTTTGATGTGTTTCTCTAAGATGAAGAGGTTTAGGGTTTTCCCAAAGACTCGTTCTTGCAACGGTTTGCTTCAGAGGTTTGCGAAGCTGGGGAAGAGGGAAGGGATGAAGAGGTTTTTCAGGGATATGATTGGTGCTGGTTCGAGACCGAGTGTGTTTACTTATAATATAATGATAGATTGTATGTTTAAAGAAGGTGATGTTGAAGGTGCGAGAGGGTTGTTTGAGGAAATGAAGTTTAGAGGTTTGGTTCCTGATACTGTTACTTATAACTCTATGATTGATGGTTATGGGAAGGTTGGTAGGTTAGATGAGACCGTTTGTTTATTCGAGGAGATGAAGAGTGTGAGCTGTGAGCCTGATGTTGTTACGTACAACTCGTTGATTAACTGTTTCTGTAAAGCCGGGGTGTTGCCTAAGGGTCTGGTGTTCTACAGGGAGATGAAGCTGAGTGGGTTGAAACCTAATGTTGTTACTTACAGCACTTTGGTTGATGGGTTTTGTAAGGAGGGTATGATGGAACAGGCCGTGAAGTTTTATGTTGACATGAGAAGAGTTGGTCTTGTGCCTAATGAGTTTACTTATACTTCCCTCATTGATGCTAAATGTAAAACCGGTGATCTCTCTGATGCGTTTAGGCTGGGTGATGAGATGTTGGAGGTGGGTGTGGAGTGGAATGTGGTCACTTACACTGCGCTGATCGATGGTCTTTGTGATGCTGAGAGAATGCAAGAAGCTGAAGAGCTTTTTACCAAAATGGTTACAGCTGGTGTTGTTCCAAATCTTGCAAGCTACAACGCTCTGATTCATGGATTTGTAAAGGCGAAAAACATGGACAGAGCGTTAGAGCTTCTGAACGAGTTGAAGGGGAGAGGTATTAAACCAGATTTGCTGCTCTATGGAACTTTCATTTGGGGTTTGTGTGGTCTGGAGAAGATTGAGGCTGCTAAGGTTGTGATGAATGAAATGCAGGAGGATGGAATCAAAGCGAATACGTTGATCTACACAACCTTAATGGACGCTTACTTCAAGTCTGGCAACCCAGCAGAGGGATTGCATCTGCTAGAAGAGATGTTAAAACTTGATATTGAGGTCACTGTTGTTACCTTTTGCGTCTTGATTGATGGATTGTGCAAAAACAAGTTAGTTTCCAAGGCGGTTGATTATTTTGGGAGGATGAGCAACGAGTTTGGTATACAAGCTAACGCAGCGGTATACACAGCGATGATTGATGGTCTCTGTAAAGAGAATCAAGTTGAGGCTGCAACGACTGTTTTTGAAGAAATGGCTCAAGAGGGTCTAGTTCCGGACAGAACAGCATACACATCGTTAATGGATGGGAACTTGAAGCAGGGGAATGTGCTAGAGGGTTTGGCTTTACGAGACAAAATGGCTGAGATTGGTATGAAGCTTGATTTGCTTGCTTACACTTCATTAGTCTGGGGGTTATCTCAGTGCAATCAGTTGCAGAAAGCGAGATCCTTCCTTGAGGAAATGATTGGGGAAGGGATTCTACCTGACGAGGTTTTGTGTATTAGTGTCTTGAAGAAACACTATGAGGTTGGATGTATAGAGGAAGCTGTAGAGTTGCAGAGTTATTTGATGAAGCATCAGCTTTTGAATACGCCACATCCAGACATGTGA